In Ignavibacteria bacterium, the DNA window TAGTATGTCTCAATTTCGATTTTCTCGGCATGCCAATAATAATCTCAGATTATATAACATAACCGAAAATGATGTTGAAACTGTAGTTGCAAATCCCGATTTTATTATGGAAAAAGATGAAAAAATAAGCGCCATTGGTTTTCTTCCAAATAAATTTTTTGGATTACCATTAAAAGTTGTATACAAAAGAGATGGTAATATATTTTTCATTATTACGACATATCCATTAAAAAATTTTAAGGGTTTTCTTGATGAAAATAAATTATGACGAACAAACAGATGCGGCATTTATTAAGCTATCAGAAAATATACCTGATGGAGCGGTTGAGCTTGACTTAGGATTAATAGTTCACACGACAAAAGATAATAGAATTGTCGCTATTGAGATTCTTGACGCAAGTAAAAGATTTCAGATATCAGAACTTTTTCGATTTGAAGTTGAAAATCTTCGGTATGCAGTCTGATCTAAAATTAATTAACGGTCCATTTTGTATCTGCATTTGAGTAAAAAAAGTGTGGAACAGAAAAGACAGTCTTGAAATATATCCATTTACTTGTGACTCACTGTTATAGGTCAAGATTTTCAAGAATCTCCTTTTGTAATGGATGAAATTATTAATAACGGAATAGAAATTTCAATTAACGAATAATAGGATAATTAATGAAAATTCATGAATATCAAGCTAAAGAATTACTGAAGCAAAACGACGTCGCAATTCAGGATGGATATGCGATTAACGACATATCCGATTTTGACGCAGCGATTAGCAAACTGCAATCACGAGGTGTAAATCAATTTGTTGTCAAATCGCAAATTCATGCCGGTGGCAGAGGAAAAGGGAAGTTATTCAATCCGAATAATCGAGATGAATTGATCCTCGAAGGTGGTGTGAAGTTTACTACATCGGCAGAGAAAGCTAAAGAGCAGGCTTCAAAGATGCTTGGGAATTTACTTGTAACTCATCAAACAGGTTCAGAGGGAAAAGTTGTTAAAACTCTTTTCATTGCTGAAGGGCTTGATTACAAAAAAGAACTTTATCTTGGTATTCTTCTTGATCGAAGCGTTTCGAAAAATGTTATCATGGCATCGACCGAAGGCGGAGTTGAAATTGAAAAAGTGGCAGAGAAAACTCCCGAAAAGATATTAAAAGTATGGATTGATCCATCAATTGGGATTCAATCTTACCAAGCTAGAGAACTAGCGTTCGGATTAGGACTGAGCGGCGCTGCGTATAAAAACTTCATACCATTTCTACTTAAACTTTATAATTCTTACGAAGAAACAGATGCCTCATTACTCGAAATAAATCCATTGATCATTACAAACGACGATAGAATAGTCGCATTAGATGCTAAAATGAATT includes these proteins:
- a CDS encoding DUF2283 domain-containing protein; protein product: MKINYDEQTDAAFIKLSENIPDGAVELDLGLIVHTTKDNRIVAIEILDASKRFQISELFRFEVENLRYAV
- a CDS encoding DUF4258 domain-containing protein; protein product: MSQFRFSRHANNNLRLYNITENDVETVVANPDFIMEKDEKISAIGFLPNKFFGLPLKVVYKRDGNIFFIITTYPLKNFKGFLDENKL
- the sucC gene encoding ADP-forming succinate--CoA ligase subunit beta gives rise to the protein MKIHEYQAKELLKQNDVAIQDGYAINDISDFDAAISKLQSRGVNQFVVKSQIHAGGRGKGKLFNPNNRDELILEGGVKFTTSAEKAKEQASKMLGNLLVTHQTGSEGKVVKTLFIAEGLDYKKELYLGILLDRSVSKNVIMASTEGGVEIEKVAEKTPEKILKVWIDPSIGIQSYQARELAFGLGLSGAAYKNFIPFLLKLYNSYEETDASLLEINPLIITNDDRIVALDAKMNFDDNALYRHPEINAYRDLNEEAPLEIEASKYNLNYIKLDGNVGCMVNGAGLAMATMDIIKLAGGEPANFLDVGGGANAETVENGFKIILSDPNVKAILINIFGGIVRCDRVAQGVIEASKKVNVAIPVVVRLEGTNAKEAAELLDNSGLNFLVAKSLKEAANKVTLAIN